ATTTTGGCAAGTTCATCCAAGCACCACTTCGAATCAACATAGTTTCTTGAGAGAACAACAATTGCATACTGGGATTCTTCTATTGCTTTCATGAGTTCTCCTCGTCTGAGTTTTTCGTCATCCCCAAATACGTGAATGCTTTTCTGCCTCAACGCCTCATATAAATGGTTTGTAAAACCATCTTGGGTTTGCTCACCTTGGAAACTGAGGTAAACCTCGTATTTCCTTCCAGAtgttgatgaagaagatgatgatgatgaagaggaggaggagcagGCTCTTTCAGAAGTAATAGAAGCCATTGGAAACTAACTGACTAGCTTGTTTGTGGAAAAGTTTCAAAAAGAGTtgcagataaaaaaaaatggaaatggaTATAACATAGCCATGAGA
This genomic stretch from Quercus robur chromosome 4, dhQueRobu3.1, whole genome shotgun sequence harbors:
- the LOC126721298 gene encoding TMV resistance protein N-like encodes the protein MASITSERACSSSSSSSSSSSSTSGRKYEVYLSFQGEQTQDGFTNHLYEALRQKSIHVFGDDEKLRRGELMKAIEESQYAIVVLSRNYVDSKWCLDELAKIVDNTQKTGLTVLPVFYHVDPSHVQNQTGPFAKVFDKHARVDEEKIQKWRAALREVGNLCNY